The genomic DNA AACTCAGCAAAGAATTTTAAATATACTAAAAGTTAATTTTGATACATTTTTACAGTCAGTATATCTATCACAAAAAAGAAGCTCTGATTTTATAACAGCCGACCCTTCTGAAAGGAAAAATATATTATCACAGATACTTGGGCTTGATATTTATGACTTAATAAACAAAGATGCTAAAGCAGAAAGAGACCTACTAAAATCAGAGATAGATAAAATTGATGTTGAACTTAAGATTCATGACAAAATAGTTTCTGAAAAAGAAGTAACTTTAGAAAAATTAAGTAGTCTAAACAATGAAAAAAATAATATTGAAAGTAAGATTTTATTTCTTGAAGAAGAAAGAGAAAACTTAAATAAATCTGAGGCTGAATATATTAATAAGTTAAGCAAAGTACAATTGAAAGCAGAACAATTAAAAAAATTAGAAAATGATAAGATTTTAATTTTGAAAAAAATAGATGAAACTGATAAAAAAATAAATGAAATAAGTGTGCTACTTCAAAATCAAGAATTTTTATATCAAAAAACAATAGAGTTAAATCAATTAAAACAAAAACATCAAATATATTTAGACAAACAAAATAGGTATAATAATATCACAAATGCTATTGAAGCAAAAAAAGGAGAATTGAATGCTTTAATACAGCATCTTAATATTAATAATGAAAGGATAAAAAGCATTGATAATGAAACACAAAGGCTTACTAATGAAATAAATGCTATTAAAAATAGCTATGATAATTTAAGAAATGATTTAAAAGAGGTTGAAAAAAGCTTAGAATTAATTGAAAATGAAAAAAAAGAACTTGAGAAATTAAATAATACTTTGATTGATTTACAATCAGAAGAAAGAAAGGTTGAAAAAAGATTATCTGAACTTAGAAATGAATACTCTTCAATAAATTCAAATATTTTTGACAGATGTCCACTTTGTAAAAGACCAATTACCAAAGAGGACAAAGGGCATATTTTAAATGAAATTATAGAAGAGGGCAAAAATTTAAAAAAAGAAAAAGAAACATTACAAAAAAACGTTGGTGAGATAAAAGAAAAAATTAAGAATATAAATGTAGCTATACAAAAAGAGAACCAATATAATTCACGTAAGCTAAATATAATGACCAAATTAAATTCAGGAGAGAAAATTATTGAAAATAATAAGTCAATTATTGATAAAAACAATGCCGAAAAAAATAATTTAATTAGCCAAAACCAATTACTAAACCAAAAGATTAATACAACTCAACAAGAGATTATTGAACTTAATAATCAATTAAATATTTTAGATTTTAATCCCAAAGAATATCAGGATTATATTAAAAAGATAAATGAGCTTGAAAAATATCAAAATGAATATAATCAGTTAGAAAAAAAGAAAGAACAACAAATTTATTATATAAATACATTAGAAAACTATAAAAATGATATTGATAAAATACAAAAAGAAATAAATGGACTCAAGAAAGAAATTGATGAATTAGACCAAAAGAATATTTTGAATATGATTGAAAAGATAAAGAAAGAAAATGAGTCCATAAAACAGCAAATTAACAATAATAGGGATATTTTAAATAAGATTATAATGGACTTAGGTGAATTTGAGCAAAAGAAAAAGCAAATTGATATATCTGAAAAATTAATACAAGAAAATCAACAGAAATTAAAAGAATTATTAATGAATAAAGATATCTTAGATACAATAATTGAGATAACAACTGATAAAGGTATAAAAGCTGAAATTATTGCAAATACTTTACCACAAATTGAAGATGAGGCTAATGAAATATTAAAAAAACTTACTGATGGCAAATTTTCAGTGAAGTTTTTGACACAAAGAGAAACTTCAAGTGGTGAACTTGAAGAAACACTATCCATCCAAATAGAAGATATTAATGGAACCA from Caldicellulosiruptoraceae bacterium PP1 includes the following:
- a CDS encoding AAA family ATPase yields the protein MKPLYLKIENFKSYKESNNEIDFERIHIACISGNNGNGKSSIAEAISWALFGEFESVYKSTRKGKAEEVEFINTDKDYMLVEFEFMLNNTTYKVIRRLNRKKKKDIQLYIKSNNNYIPLTEATPTKTQQRILNILKVNFDTFLQSVYLSQKRSSDFITADPSERKNILSQILGLDIYDLINKDAKAERDLLKSEIDKIDVELKIHDKIVSEKEVTLEKLSSLNNEKNNIESKILFLEEERENLNKSEAEYINKLSKVQLKAEQLKKLENDKILILKKIDETDKKINEISVLLQNQEFLYQKTIELNQLKQKHQIYLDKQNRYNNITNAIEAKKGELNALIQHLNINNERIKSIDNETQRLTNEINAIKNSYDNLRNDLKEVEKSLELIENEKKELEKLNNTLIDLQSEERKVEKRLSELRNEYSSINSNIFDRCPLCKRPITKEDKGHILNEIIEEGKNLKKEKETLQKNVGEIKEKIKNINVAIQKENQYNSRKLNIMTKLNSGEKIIENNKSIIDKNNAEKNNLISQNQLLNQKINTTQQEIIELNNQLNILDFNPKEYQDYIKKINELEKYQNEYNQLEKKKEQQIYYINTLENYKNDIDKIQKEINGLKKEIDELDQKNILNMIEKIKKENESIKQQINNNRDILNKIIMDLGEFEQKKKQIDISEKLIQENQQKLKELLMNKDILDTIIEITTDKGIKAEIIANTLPQIEDEANEILKKLTDGKFSVKFLTQRETSSGELEETLSIQIEDINGTRNYELFSGGELFRINFALRIALSKVLLKRSGASIRMLILDEGFGSQDEEGRQNIIECLNAIKEQFDCILVITHIEEFKDAFEQKIIVKKDMEGSKIIVV